In Desulfomonile tiedjei DSM 6799, a genomic segment contains:
- a CDS encoding ATP-binding protein: MDWEKPAAAFKTGRAMSKINIRRAVENIKSGTTIYTPVVDMIVNAIQAIESKKEKDGKITVLVERSKQLETDGSTPLVEGFAIVDNGIGFTDENRESFDTLYSVQKMTEGGKGFGRFVCLKYFEDLSVESDYKDSKKFKRRTFRMGKEHDIIIDERVSLSDAKASGSKIRLRTIKHGNFPDRKLDTIATHLVERLLPYFITQDYVCPKIEIAEEDGSNSITLNNYVNNGLSSLIKEIKVPESVFHISGHDFSSRVFKFYNPGNRKSKISLVAHKREVTDTPIHNYVPEFIDEFYDEIHNDDSVTNRNYIIKAYVFGQYLDIHVSLERGGFDFHRDQDLLYAISQNEIEKAASDIAKKAMGDDIKGRQEKKRARVESYVEEQAPWHRETFKELDLSDLPFKASSEEIEITLQTAKFNSEVSIKREVDELLSKSSIEDHKADVTKIVERISGTSKNDLIHYIASRKHVLELFKRSLELNQDGSYSSEGLVHDIIFPRKQDSETTPFKEHNLWLVDERLNFTRYISSDLPLNGPNSARPDLLAYDQRVLFRGDNEPGNPVTIFEFKKPQRDDFVNPSSKEDPVEQIVRYVIQIKDGDFKTPEGRAILISDNTPFYGYVVCDLTQKVVKWLQREKDFKPMPDHLGWFQWYNNINLYVEVISWDKVLKDANMRNMIFFHKLGV; the protein is encoded by the coding sequence TTGGACTGGGAAAAGCCTGCTGCGGCCTTCAAGACGGGGAGAGCCATGAGTAAGATCAATATAAGGCGTGCCGTTGAAAACATAAAATCGGGAACGACCATTTACACCCCTGTAGTTGATATGATTGTGAATGCTATCCAGGCCATTGAATCCAAAAAAGAAAAAGACGGCAAGATCACCGTCTTGGTTGAACGCTCGAAACAGCTTGAAACTGACGGAAGCACGCCATTGGTTGAAGGGTTTGCAATTGTCGACAACGGTATAGGATTCACGGACGAGAACAGAGAATCGTTCGACACGCTCTATTCAGTTCAAAAAATGACAGAAGGCGGAAAAGGTTTCGGAAGGTTTGTCTGTCTGAAATATTTTGAAGACCTGAGTGTGGAAAGTGACTATAAGGACAGCAAGAAGTTCAAAAGACGAACTTTTCGCATGGGGAAGGAGCATGATATCATCATTGATGAACGAGTGAGTCTATCAGATGCGAAAGCGTCTGGCAGCAAAATACGATTACGCACGATCAAACATGGTAATTTCCCTGACAGAAAACTCGACACCATTGCTACACATTTGGTTGAACGACTGTTGCCTTATTTTATAACCCAAGATTATGTCTGCCCTAAGATTGAGATAGCCGAGGAAGACGGCTCCAACTCGATCACCTTGAATAATTATGTCAACAACGGGTTGTCGAGCCTCATAAAGGAAATAAAGGTTCCAGAGTCAGTATTTCACATTTCAGGTCATGATTTTTCTTCCAGAGTATTCAAGTTTTATAATCCAGGGAATCGCAAAAGCAAGATTAGCTTAGTTGCCCATAAACGAGAGGTCACAGATACGCCGATACATAATTATGTTCCAGAATTCATCGATGAATTCTATGATGAAATACACAATGACGATAGTGTTACTAATAGAAATTACATCATCAAAGCCTACGTTTTTGGTCAATACCTGGACATCCACGTCTCCTTGGAACGAGGCGGTTTTGATTTCCATAGAGATCAAGATCTCCTGTATGCAATTTCTCAAAACGAAATAGAGAAAGCTGCATCAGACATTGCCAAGAAAGCCATGGGCGACGACATTAAGGGTAGGCAAGAAAAGAAGAGAGCGAGGGTCGAGTCCTATGTTGAGGAACAAGCTCCTTGGCATCGAGAAACGTTCAAAGAACTAGATTTATCAGACCTGCCTTTCAAGGCCTCAAGCGAAGAAATTGAAATCACATTACAGACGGCCAAATTCAATAGTGAAGTTTCAATTAAACGAGAAGTCGATGAACTGTTGTCGAAAAGTAGCATCGAAGACCACAAGGCTGATGTGACGAAAATTGTAGAAAGAATCTCTGGGACCAGCAAGAACGATCTTATCCATTACATTGCATCCAGAAAACATGTTTTGGAGTTGTTCAAGAGAAGCTTGGAATTGAATCAGGACGGAAGCTATTCGTCCGAGGGACTAGTCCACGATATTATTTTTCCAAGAAAACAAGATAGCGAGACAACCCCGTTCAAAGAACACAATCTCTGGCTGGTGGATGAGCGCCTGAATTTTACCAGATATATTTCTTCTGATTTGCCTTTGAACGGACCTAATTCGGCCAGACCCGACTTACTGGCTTACGATCAGCGTGTCTTATTCAGAGGCGACAATGAACCTGGGAATCCAGTCACCATCTTTGAATTCAAGAAGCCACAGCGTGATGATTTTGTGAATCCTTCGTCAAAGGAAGACCCCGTTGAGCAGATCGTAAGGTATGTGATCCAAATAAAGGACGGGGATTTCAAGACGCCTGAAGGCCGTGCTATTCTCATTTCCGATAACACACCGTTTTACGGATATGTCGTTTGTGATTTAACGCAGAAAGTAGTGAAATGGCTACAACGGGAGAAGGACTTCAAGCCTATGCCTGACCATCTTGGATGGTTTCAGTGGTATAACAACATTAATCTGTACGTCGAAGTGATCAGTTGGGATAAGGTTCTGAAAGATGCCAATATGAGAAATATGATATTTTTTCACAAGCTTGGGGTATGA
- a CDS encoding RecB family exonuclease, which produces MELAKAVVQTTHDHLSYSQIYCYLGCPLQYRFKYVDDIPPAFTTAALVFGSAIHEAAAAFHQGRLEAEPLRVDQLLDVYRDEWRRAERVKFLNGDNENTLMEKARNMLSVFHDSVDSGSQVIGVEEFFEIPLGGLPPFQGYIDLIEESHDGCVTLVDLKTASKKLSQSNVDTNLQLTAYALATESMGFNPDDLTFRLDVLLKTKEAGMVRYETRRTADDRHRFMRLLYSVWNGIQQEVFFPRQDWGCIQCAWAKNCRDW; this is translated from the coding sequence ATGGAACTGGCAAAGGCAGTAGTTCAAACGACTCACGACCACTTATCGTATTCTCAAATTTACTGTTATCTGGGCTGCCCGCTCCAATATCGGTTCAAATATGTCGATGACATCCCTCCCGCTTTCACGACGGCGGCCTTGGTCTTTGGCTCGGCAATCCATGAAGCCGCAGCCGCATTCCATCAGGGTCGTCTTGAGGCGGAGCCCTTAAGGGTAGATCAATTGCTTGATGTCTATCGGGATGAGTGGCGACGGGCGGAACGGGTAAAATTCCTTAATGGCGACAACGAAAACACGTTAATGGAGAAAGCCCGAAATATGCTCTCCGTTTTTCATGACTCCGTTGATTCGGGTTCTCAGGTCATCGGAGTGGAGGAGTTCTTTGAGATACCACTGGGCGGCCTTCCTCCTTTTCAAGGGTACATCGACCTGATTGAGGAATCGCATGATGGCTGCGTCACCCTGGTTGACTTGAAGACGGCTTCAAAGAAGCTCTCTCAGAGCAATGTTGATACAAATCTGCAACTGACCGCCTACGCTTTGGCTACAGAATCCATGGGATTCAATCCTGACGATCTGACGTTTCGGCTGGACGTGCTGCTTAAAACCAAAGAGGCGGGGATGGTGAGATATGAGACCAGGCGCACAGCGGATGACCGTCATCGATTCATGAGGCTGCTCTACAGCGTTTGGAACGGTATCCAACAGGAAGTTTTCTTTCCAAGGCAGGATTGGGGCTGTATTCAATGCGCCTGGGCCAAGAATTGCCGGGATTGGTAG
- a CDS encoding DNA polymerase: MTRFTAPEHLISNLESSSTVALTAPVFMKDRVLIGFALSDTEAHCLELGINEFKSLCTSMYRVDGHSRFDIETTAFHGLKRIWEFLDEMGLNSVEEAPNALNLKGIQDTRLMAYLLDPDSSQEVKFGDNQVQEKLTFAHVAHRYLGRDYPYRITDIYDKASWDLAAEMLAYDAGLIFELAEKLPTLMSHDLQKLYNQIELPLMPLLDNMRRVGIGFDGEKCGELIIETERGMAALAADITGGESVDLSSNESVYDFLTAKGVPVRLAPAQVKRGLKKPLGQIAHSDPLIRKMLSWWNRGEDLGFLRRWAGHSRIHPTWGQTRSATSRIYARSPAVQNVSRRLRGLFVPKSGHALIKADYSQAQMRIIAHLSEDPELMRIFRDPNGDVHMETSERLGLNDRSVAKEINFAICFGMGAPGLCTKINELRQDQGSTDFINGDTARSYIKGFYRRFPKVKEFFDREWKKMKKLPSDQRIVRSLAGRERHFPRWPTFEVERQFRVTWPQQIEADLIKTAMLRLDRIFRRRSMDARIVMMIHDALWVECPEKEAEQVKHLTQRMMITSGKLRVPLDVDIQICKIV, translated from the coding sequence ATGACTAGGTTTACGGCTCCCGAACATCTTATCTCGAATTTAGAGTCCAGCAGTACCGTGGCTCTGACGGCTCCCGTATTCATGAAGGACCGAGTACTGATCGGCTTTGCTCTATCGGATACTGAAGCCCATTGTTTGGAGCTGGGGATTAATGAATTCAAGTCCTTGTGTACATCAATGTACCGTGTCGATGGGCACAGTCGTTTCGATATCGAAACAACTGCCTTTCACGGGCTCAAGAGGATTTGGGAGTTCCTTGACGAAATGGGCTTAAACTCGGTCGAAGAAGCTCCCAACGCTTTGAACCTCAAAGGAATACAAGACACTCGCTTGATGGCGTACCTGCTTGATCCCGACTCATCGCAGGAAGTTAAGTTCGGGGACAATCAGGTACAGGAAAAGTTGACCTTTGCCCATGTAGCGCATCGGTATCTTGGCCGTGATTATCCTTACAGGATTACGGACATTTATGATAAGGCTTCATGGGATCTCGCCGCCGAGATGCTTGCCTATGATGCGGGCCTGATCTTCGAATTGGCCGAGAAACTGCCTACCCTTATGTCTCATGATCTCCAAAAGCTCTATAATCAGATAGAGTTGCCGCTCATGCCGCTATTGGACAACATGCGACGGGTCGGGATCGGATTCGACGGCGAAAAATGCGGGGAACTGATAATAGAGACGGAACGTGGAATGGCTGCTCTGGCCGCCGACATCACTGGCGGTGAATCTGTAGATCTGTCTTCGAATGAGTCTGTTTACGACTTCTTAACCGCCAAAGGCGTGCCGGTCCGATTGGCTCCCGCTCAAGTCAAGCGTGGGTTGAAGAAGCCTCTGGGGCAGATCGCCCATAGTGACCCGCTCATAAGGAAGATGCTGAGCTGGTGGAACAGGGGTGAGGATTTGGGGTTCCTCCGTCGATGGGCGGGCCATAGCCGCATACATCCCACATGGGGCCAAACACGTTCGGCTACTTCCCGCATTTATGCTCGCAGCCCAGCCGTACAAAACGTGAGCCGCAGATTGAGGGGACTCTTTGTCCCAAAATCAGGCCACGCTCTGATCAAAGCCGACTATTCGCAGGCTCAAATGAGGATCATCGCTCACCTTTCCGAAGATCCTGAGCTGATGCGTATATTTCGAGATCCGAACGGAGATGTACATATGGAAACATCCGAGCGCCTGGGCCTCAATGATCGTTCCGTAGCAAAGGAGATCAACTTTGCAATCTGTTTCGGGATGGGAGCGCCGGGGCTTTGCACGAAGATAAACGAGCTGAGACAGGATCAGGGTAGTACGGATTTCATTAATGGGGACACGGCCCGATCTTATATTAAGGGCTTCTACAGAAGGTTTCCCAAAGTGAAAGAATTCTTTGATCGGGAGTGGAAGAAGATGAAGAAACTCCCCTCAGACCAAAGGATCGTGCGGAGCCTTGCGGGCAGAGAACGTCATTTCCCAAGGTGGCCCACATTTGAGGTGGAACGGCAGTTTAGGGTTACATGGCCCCAGCAGATCGAAGCAGACTTGATTAAGACGGCAATGTTGCGACTGGACCGAATATTCCGACGACGCAGTATGGACGCCCGCATTGTCATGATGATCCACGACGCCTTGTGGGTTGAGTGCCCCGAAAAAGAAGCGGAGCAGGTCAAGCATTTGACGCAAAGGATGATGATCACCTCGGGGAAACTAAGGGTTCCGTTGGACGTGGATATACAAATATGCAAGATTGTCTAA